From Luteococcus japonicus, one genomic window encodes:
- a CDS encoding DUF1846 domain-containing protein encodes MHKIGFDRHRYLELQSKHIEERRKQFGGKLYLEFGGKLFDDMHASRVLPGFTPDNKIEMLKTLADEAEVVMVVSARDLEKVRADLGITYEDDVLRLIDAFRSYELLVSSVVISHWSDDIRGAKAFKRKLERLGLKVYRHYVIKGYPNDVAHVVSDQGYGKNEYVETDRDLVVVTAPGPGSGKMATCLSQLFHDHKHGIPSGYAKYETFPIWNLPLDHPVNVAYEAATVDLDDVNMIDPFHLAAYGEQTVNYNRDVEVFPVLNRLFEQLLGQSPYKSPTDMGVNMAGKAISADEVCREASKQEVIRRWYKALVQERRDELDSTLSDRVALLMSQLGIEGTDRPVVKPALELEKKTKAPAAAIELADGSIVLGKTSPLLGACSAMLLNALKQLAGIDPKVNLLAPESIEPIQTLKTQHLGSKNPRLHTDEVLIALSVSATRDENARRALEKIADLRGCDVHTTTILGSVDEGIFRNLGVHVTSEPVFQNKGLYRKR; translated from the coding sequence ATGCACAAGATCGGTTTTGACCGCCACCGTTACCTGGAGCTCCAGTCGAAGCACATCGAGGAGCGGCGCAAGCAGTTCGGCGGCAAGCTCTACTTGGAGTTCGGCGGAAAGCTCTTCGATGACATGCATGCGTCGCGTGTACTGCCGGGTTTCACTCCCGACAACAAGATCGAGATGCTCAAGACCTTGGCCGACGAGGCCGAGGTGGTCATGGTGGTCTCGGCCCGGGACCTGGAGAAGGTGCGCGCGGACCTCGGCATCACCTACGAGGACGACGTGCTGCGCCTGATCGACGCCTTCCGCAGCTATGAACTGCTGGTCTCCAGCGTCGTCATCTCCCACTGGAGCGATGACATCCGCGGAGCCAAGGCCTTCAAGCGCAAGCTGGAGCGCCTCGGCCTGAAGGTCTACCGCCACTACGTGATCAAGGGCTACCCCAATGACGTCGCGCACGTCGTCAGTGACCAGGGTTACGGCAAGAACGAGTACGTGGAGACCGATCGGGACCTGGTCGTCGTGACCGCCCCCGGGCCGGGCAGCGGCAAGATGGCCACCTGCCTGAGCCAGCTCTTCCACGACCACAAGCACGGCATCCCGTCGGGTTATGCCAAGTACGAGACCTTCCCGATCTGGAACCTGCCGCTGGACCACCCGGTCAACGTCGCCTATGAGGCGGCGACGGTGGACCTGGACGACGTGAACATGATCGACCCCTTCCACCTGGCCGCCTATGGCGAGCAGACGGTCAACTACAACCGAGACGTGGAGGTCTTCCCCGTCCTCAACCGTCTCTTCGAGCAGCTCTTGGGACAGTCGCCCTACAAGTCCCCGACGGACATGGGCGTCAACATGGCCGGCAAGGCGATCAGCGCCGACGAGGTGTGCCGCGAGGCCTCCAAGCAGGAGGTGATCCGTCGTTGGTACAAGGCACTGGTGCAGGAGCGTCGCGACGAGCTGGACTCCACGCTCAGTGACCGGGTGGCGCTGCTGATGAGCCAGCTGGGCATCGAGGGCACCGACCGTCCCGTCGTGAAGCCCGCGCTGGAGCTGGAGAAGAAGACCAAGGCCCCGGCCGCGGCGATCGAGCTGGCCGACGGGAGCATCGTGCTGGGCAAGACCTCGCCGCTGCTGGGTGCCTGTTCCGCGATGCTGCTCAATGCCTTGAAGCAGTTGGCCGGGATCGACCCCAAGGTGAACCTGCTGGCGCCGGAGAGCATCGAGCCCATCCAGACGCTGAAGACCCAGCACCTGGGCAGCAAGAACCCGCGCCTGCACACCGACGAGGTGCTGATTGCGCTGAGCGTCTCGGCCACACGCGACGAGAACGCCCGCCGGGCTCTGGAGAAGATCGCCGACCTGCGCGGCTGCGACGTCCACACCACCACCATCCTGGGCAGCGTCGACGAGGGCATCTTCCGCAACCTGGGCGTTCACGTGACCAGCGAGCCGGTCTTCCAGAACAAGGGGCTGTACCGCAAGCGCTGA
- a CDS encoding hemerythrin domain-containing protein yields MCEYCGCRSIDLIGRFSEEHYSVVDRLGDFGRAVATGDLDKVGHSGTELANLLWPHTKAEEAGLFHEMRKDPDFAPTIDSLCDEHASLDEQLERIIDGDLAEYPAFERALRNHIDHEENGLFPAAAVGIDGPTWETINQLTHDFDHAEGIDHSHDGQHGEGLGERAHPTPHHP; encoded by the coding sequence ATGTGCGAATACTGCGGCTGCCGCTCCATCGACCTCATCGGACGCTTCTCCGAGGAGCACTACAGCGTCGTAGACCGGCTGGGTGACTTCGGCCGCGCCGTCGCGACGGGTGACCTGGACAAGGTGGGGCACAGCGGCACGGAGCTGGCGAACCTGCTGTGGCCGCACACCAAGGCGGAGGAGGCGGGCCTCTTCCACGAGATGCGCAAGGACCCGGACTTCGCCCCCACCATCGACTCGCTGTGCGATGAGCACGCCAGCCTCGACGAGCAGCTGGAGCGGATCATCGACGGGGACCTGGCCGAGTACCCCGCCTTCGAGAGGGCGCTGCGCAACCACATCGACCACGAGGAGAACGGCCTGTTCCCCGCTGCCGCGGTCGGCATCGACGGCCCCACCTGGGAGACCATCAACCAGCTCACCCATGACTTCGACCACGCCGAGGGCATTGACCACAGCCACGACGGCCAGCACGGTGAAGGGCTCGGGGAGCGCGCACACCCCACGCCCCACCACCCCTGA